From the Streptomyces sp. Tu 2975 genome, one window contains:
- a CDS encoding ASCH domain-containing protein has protein sequence MWPRIDGLRTLDLGVPGELRDRLNALVLAGRKRATAGLLEADYRAEGEEPETVGERLVLVGSDGQRVTEVVVESVDVMPLGSVPWDFARAEGEGDADLAEWRAGHIAYWESVGQAVDDGTAIVCVCFALAPPA, from the coding sequence ATGTGGCCACGTATCGACGGACTGCGGACGCTGGATCTCGGCGTTCCCGGTGAACTGCGTGACCGGCTCAACGCGTTGGTGCTCGCGGGGCGTAAGCGGGCCACGGCGGGGCTGCTGGAGGCCGACTACCGGGCCGAGGGCGAGGAGCCGGAGACGGTGGGGGAGCGGCTGGTCCTGGTCGGCAGCGACGGGCAGCGGGTGACCGAAGTGGTCGTGGAATCCGTGGACGTCATGCCACTGGGCTCCGTCCCCTGGGACTTCGCCCGGGCGGAGGGCGAGGGGGACGCCGATCTCGCGGAGTGGCGTGCCGGGCACATCGCCTACTGGGAGAGCGTCGGCCAGGCCGTCGACGACGGGACAGCCATCGTCTGCGTGTGCTTCGCGCTCGCGCCGCCCGCCTGA
- a CDS encoding helix-turn-helix transcriptional regulator, whose protein sequence is MTETAGGAGGSNGSAAEPEVSDSLKAFGEVVKAFRKRARLTQEEFAPRVRYSLPTVASIEQGRRFPPADFVDRAEEVLDAFGTLRGAARHLSRRPGLASWFRQWAGLEAEAVSLYTYECRLVPGLLQTEAYARTLFTNQLPPLGDAQIEAQLAARLDRQRLLRERPNTAYSFILEEHLFLRRTGGPQVTLELIDHVLELAGLRNIEVQIMPLVREEHAGLDGPMQLLETPDNRWLGYCEGQKSSQFISDRKVVSELQMRYARMRSQAHTLHDSQSLLRQMRGAV, encoded by the coding sequence ATGACGGAGACGGCGGGCGGGGCGGGCGGATCGAACGGGTCCGCGGCGGAACCGGAGGTGTCCGACAGCCTGAAGGCGTTCGGCGAGGTGGTCAAGGCGTTCCGGAAGCGGGCGCGCCTGACGCAGGAGGAGTTCGCGCCACGGGTGCGGTACTCGCTCCCGACGGTGGCCTCCATCGAGCAGGGCAGGCGCTTCCCGCCCGCGGACTTCGTGGACCGCGCGGAGGAGGTGCTCGACGCCTTCGGGACGCTGAGGGGCGCGGCACGGCACCTGTCGCGACGGCCGGGACTGGCGAGCTGGTTCCGGCAGTGGGCGGGGCTGGAGGCGGAGGCGGTGAGCCTCTACACGTACGAATGCCGCCTGGTCCCGGGACTGTTGCAGACGGAGGCGTACGCGCGGACGCTGTTCACCAATCAGCTGCCGCCGCTCGGTGACGCGCAGATCGAGGCCCAGCTGGCGGCTCGGCTGGACCGTCAGCGGCTGCTGCGGGAGCGGCCGAACACCGCGTACAGCTTCATCCTGGAGGAGCACCTCTTCCTTCGGCGCACGGGTGGGCCGCAGGTCACGCTGGAGCTGATCGACCACGTCCTTGAGCTGGCCGGACTCCGCAACATCGAGGTGCAGATCATGCCGCTCGTGCGGGAGGAACACGCCGGACTGGACGGCCCCATGCAACTTCTGGAGACCCCGGACAACCGCTGGCTCGGCTACTGCGAGGGGCAGAAGAGCAGTCAGTTCATCTCCGACCGGAAAGTGGTCAGCGAGCTCCAGATGCGGTATGCCAGGATGCGGTCACAGGCTCACACCCTGCACGACTCCCAGAGCCTGTTGCGGCAGATGCGAGGAGCGGTATGA
- a CDS encoding gas vesicle protein K — protein sequence MSDDVRPDRADRAERRVGPPPPARQRLDEVADAASRAFRLLPAAPQDVPSTTSRPSAPARRIRTDRDTVERDLMKLVLTLVELLRQLMERQALHRVDQGDLTEEEEERLGSTLLLLHDRMTGLCAQYGLTMDDLNLDLGPLGTLLPPGDSARPPD from the coding sequence ATGTCCGATGACGTACGCCCCGACCGGGCCGACCGGGCCGAGCGCCGGGTCGGACCTCCACCGCCCGCCCGGCAGCGGCTCGACGAGGTCGCGGACGCGGCCTCCCGTGCCTTCCGGCTGCTCCCGGCGGCCCCGCAGGACGTCCCTTCGACCACGAGCAGACCCTCGGCGCCCGCCCGGAGGATCCGTACCGACCGGGACACCGTCGAACGCGACCTGATGAAGCTCGTCCTCACCCTCGTCGAGCTGCTGCGCCAGCTCATGGAGCGACAGGCACTGCACCGGGTCGACCAGGGCGATCTCACGGAGGAGGAGGAAGAGCGGCTGGGGTCGACGCTGCTCCTGCTGCACGACCGCATGACCGGTCTGTGCGCCCAGTACGGGCTGACCATGGACGACCTCAACCTCGATCTCGGCCCCCTCGGGACGCTGCTGCCGCCCGGCGACTCCGCCCGGCCGCCCGACTGA
- a CDS encoding DUF397 domain-containing protein: MSTPELAWFKSSYSGGDGDSCVEVALSWRKSSYSSGSGDDCVEVAACPTTVHVRDSKVIDGPRLALSPGSWTGFVAFAAQG, from the coding sequence ATGAGCACCCCCGAACTGGCCTGGTTCAAGAGCAGCTACAGCGGCGGCGACGGCGACTCCTGCGTCGAAGTCGCCCTGTCCTGGCGCAAGTCCAGCTACAGCAGCGGCTCCGGCGACGACTGCGTCGAGGTCGCGGCCTGCCCCACCACCGTCCACGTCCGGGACTCCAAGGTCATCGACGGCCCCCGGCTCGCCCTCTCCCCCGGCTCCTGGACGGGCTTCGTCGCGTTCGCCGCCCAGGGCTGA
- the msrB gene encoding peptide-methionine (R)-S-oxide reductase MsrB, producing MAYDVEKPDEQWRAELTPGEYAVLRQAGTEPAFVGEYTDTRTAGVYSCRACGAELFRSDTKFESHCGWPSFYDPKDTDAVELVPDTSHGMVRTEVRCARCGSHLGHVFEGEGYPTPTDQRYCINSISLRLEPDES from the coding sequence ATGGCGTACGACGTCGAGAAGCCGGACGAGCAGTGGCGTGCGGAACTGACCCCGGGCGAGTACGCGGTGCTGCGCCAGGCAGGGACCGAGCCCGCCTTCGTCGGTGAGTACACGGACACCAGGACGGCCGGCGTCTACTCGTGCCGGGCGTGCGGTGCGGAGCTGTTCCGCTCCGACACCAAGTTCGAGTCCCACTGCGGCTGGCCGTCCTTCTACGACCCGAAGGACACGGACGCGGTCGAGCTGGTACCCGACACCTCCCACGGCATGGTCCGCACCGAGGTGCGGTGCGCGCGCTGCGGATCGCACCTGGGCCACGTCTTCGAGGGCGAGGGCTACCCGACCCCGACCGACCAGCGGTACTGCATCAACTCGATCTCACTGCGTCTGGAGCCGGACGAGTCGTGA
- a CDS encoding peptidylprolyl isomerase, with translation MANNVFFDITINGEPAGRIVFELFDDVVPRTAKNFRELATGEHGYGYEGSSFHRVIPDFMLQGGDFTAGNGTGGRSIYGEKFADENFQLKHTKPGQLSMANAGPNSNGSQFFITTIVTDWLDNKHVVFGEVVEGMDVVKKIEGLGSRSGTPSAKITIAKSGVVEG, from the coding sequence ATGGCCAACAACGTTTTCTTCGACATCACCATCAACGGCGAGCCCGCGGGCCGGATCGTCTTCGAACTCTTCGACGACGTGGTCCCTCGGACCGCCAAGAACTTCCGTGAGCTCGCCACGGGCGAGCACGGCTACGGCTACGAGGGCTCCTCCTTCCACCGCGTCATCCCCGACTTCATGCTCCAGGGCGGCGACTTCACCGCCGGCAACGGCACGGGTGGCCGCAGCATCTACGGCGAGAAGTTCGCCGACGAGAACTTCCAGCTCAAGCACACCAAGCCCGGCCAGCTCTCCATGGCCAACGCGGGACCGAACAGCAACGGCTCGCAGTTCTTCATCACGACCATCGTCACCGACTGGCTCGACAACAAGCACGTCGTCTTCGGCGAGGTCGTCGAGGGCATGGACGTCGTGAAGAAGATCGAGGGCCTGGGTTCGCGCTCCGGCACCCCCTCGGCCAAGATCACCATCGCCAAGTCGGGTGTCGTCGAGGGCTGA
- a CDS encoding ATP-binding cassette domain-containing protein — protein sequence MIEVNELTKRYGGTTAVKDLTFTVRPGRVTGFLGPNGSGKSTTLRMVLGLHAPTTGTVTVDGRPFRDRQRGLRHVGAMLDAGQVHGGRSAAAHLTALARSNRIPRARVGAVLEQVGLAGAARRRIGGYSLGMRQRLGIAGALLGDPPVLLFDEPLNGLDPEGVKWVRGLFRELAAEGRTVFVSSHLMSEMEHTADELVVIGRGELIAAESLTDFAARGSGAGVTVRAPDGDRLAALLTGEGATVRVDGDVLTVTGVPAARVGELALDHRILLHEITTRSASLEDAFMELTADSVEYAAGETR from the coding sequence ATGATCGAGGTCAACGAACTGACGAAGCGTTACGGCGGGACAACGGCCGTGAAGGACCTGACGTTCACCGTGCGTCCGGGCCGGGTCACCGGGTTCCTCGGCCCCAACGGCTCCGGCAAGAGCACCACGTTGCGGATGGTGCTGGGCCTGCACGCCCCCACCACCGGCACGGTCACCGTCGACGGCCGGCCCTTCCGGGACAGGCAGCGAGGACTGCGGCACGTGGGGGCCATGCTCGACGCCGGCCAGGTGCACGGCGGGCGCAGCGCGGCCGCCCATCTGACGGCGCTCGCCCGGTCCAACCGCATCCCGCGCGCACGGGTCGGAGCGGTCCTGGAACAGGTCGGACTCGCCGGCGCCGCGCGGCGGCGGATCGGCGGCTACTCCCTCGGGATGCGGCAACGGCTCGGGATCGCCGGAGCGTTGCTCGGCGATCCGCCGGTGCTGCTCTTCGACGAGCCGCTCAACGGGCTCGACCCGGAAGGCGTGAAGTGGGTGCGCGGGCTCTTCCGGGAACTCGCCGCAGAGGGACGCACGGTGTTCGTCTCCAGCCACCTGATGTCCGAGATGGAGCACACCGCCGACGAACTGGTCGTCATCGGCCGGGGCGAACTCATCGCCGCCGAGAGCCTCACCGACTTCGCCGCACGGGGGAGCGGCGCCGGCGTCACCGTGCGCGCCCCGGACGGCGACCGGCTGGCAGCCCTGCTCACCGGCGAGGGAGCGACCGTCCGCGTGGACGGCGACGTGCTGACCGTCACCGGGGTGCCGGCGGCACGCGTCGGCGAACTCGCCCTCGACCACCGGATCCTGCTGCACGAGATCACCACCCGCAGCGCGTCACTGGAGGATGCCTTCATGGAACTCACCGCCGACAGCGTCGAGTACGCGGCAGGAGAGACCCGATGA
- a CDS encoding MFS transporter: MGAGRQSLGSRFGWLWAAYGVSTFGTWLAFDAFALIAILALDAGPTQVSLLAAAGLAVGVAVAVPLGPWVEFRRKRPVMIAMDLLRFTALMSIPVAYALGALSLAQLLVVSVIAAAADITFSAAAGACLKALVQPRHLLVANGRLEATTWTATIVGPPLGGAVMGLFGPVTSLAANAVSYLLSALGIRAIGGGEPPPARTGASPRLRGADLFAGWRHILSDPVLRPLFLNTTLVNGLIMATSPLLAVLMVGRLGFTPWQYGLAFAVPCVGGLIGSRLAHGLVARFGQYRVLLTAGTLRACWSLGLAFVGPGVVGLVLVMAVEFGLIACMGVFNPVFATCRLERTPSDRVARTLSAWSVTSKATIAALTGLWGLLAAVTSPRTAIAIAGLLVLATPLLLPRRVPLAVPAQPASAAGERRA, translated from the coding sequence ATGGGGGCCGGGCGGCAGTCCCTGGGGAGTCGGTTCGGGTGGCTGTGGGCCGCGTACGGGGTCAGCACGTTCGGCACGTGGCTGGCGTTCGACGCGTTCGCCCTGATCGCGATCCTGGCCCTGGACGCCGGTCCCACGCAGGTGTCTCTCCTGGCGGCCGCCGGACTGGCGGTGGGCGTGGCCGTCGCGGTGCCGCTCGGGCCGTGGGTGGAGTTCCGCCGCAAACGGCCGGTGATGATCGCCATGGACCTGCTCCGGTTCACGGCCCTGATGAGCATCCCCGTCGCGTACGCGCTCGGAGCGCTCAGTCTCGCCCAGCTTCTCGTCGTGTCCGTCATCGCCGCCGCGGCGGACATCACGTTCAGCGCGGCCGCCGGCGCGTGCCTGAAGGCGCTGGTACAGCCGCGGCACCTGCTCGTCGCGAACGGGCGGCTGGAAGCCACGACATGGACCGCCACGATCGTCGGACCGCCGCTCGGCGGGGCCGTGATGGGCCTGTTCGGCCCGGTGACGTCCCTGGCGGCCAATGCGGTCAGCTACCTGCTCTCGGCACTGGGCATCCGTGCGATCGGAGGCGGCGAACCCCCACCCGCGCGCACCGGCGCATCGCCACGGCTCCGTGGAGCCGACCTGTTCGCCGGATGGCGTCACATCCTCTCCGACCCGGTACTGCGCCCGCTGTTCCTCAACACCACCCTCGTCAACGGCCTGATCATGGCGACCTCACCGCTGCTCGCCGTCCTCATGGTCGGCCGGCTCGGCTTCACGCCGTGGCAGTACGGCCTTGCGTTCGCGGTGCCCTGCGTCGGCGGCCTGATCGGCTCCCGGCTGGCCCATGGACTCGTCGCGCGGTTCGGGCAGTACAGGGTCCTGCTCACCGCCGGGACGCTGCGAGCGTGCTGGTCACTCGGGCTCGCCTTCGTCGGCCCCGGCGTCGTGGGGCTCGTGCTCGTGATGGCCGTCGAGTTCGGCCTGATCGCCTGCATGGGCGTCTTCAACCCGGTGTTCGCCACCTGCCGGCTCGAACGGACCCCGTCGGACCGGGTGGCGCGCACCCTGTCCGCGTGGTCGGTCACCAGCAAGGCCACCATCGCGGCCCTGACCGGGCTGTGGGGCCTGCTGGCCGCCGTCACGAGCCCTCGCACCGCGATCGCGATCGCCGGTCTTCTCGTCCTGGCCACGCCGCTCCTCCTCCCACGGCGCGTCCCGCTTGCAGTCCCCGCACAGCCGGCCTCCGCGGCCGGGGAACGCCGGGCATGA
- a CDS encoding sensor histidine kinase — protein sequence MSATPRSPLSEGTWPPKPWWNAPSGVWTALAWCAGLVFTFLVRLRLPGEEEPLVLAGVVFYRWDGLTFLALATALALDGSRLLSRRPLAAVGRLLAAAVLGTIPLSVGEIPLAQFLAVDVALYFVAAARSRRTSRIAVTMALAVLAGFLATRWLSGWNTGTSAELAVALTAVVAWLMGTSAHESRAHAEQLRERSTAQAVTDERLRIARELHDMVAHSIGIIALQAGAARRVIDSRPERAEEALGEVETTSRETLAGLRRMLGALREAELVDGGRRDGPAGTPGLADLEGLAAATTAAGVRVEVRRVGGQRPLPPEVDLSAYRIVQESVTNVVRHAGTRSCRVTVEQREDELSIEVVDDGRGHGATADTGYGLVGMRERVGLLHGDFSAGPCPGGGFKVTARLPVPAGVR from the coding sequence ATGTCCGCGACACCGCGTTCCCCCTTGTCCGAGGGCACTTGGCCCCCGAAGCCGTGGTGGAACGCGCCGTCCGGCGTCTGGACGGCACTTGCCTGGTGCGCGGGCCTCGTCTTCACGTTCCTCGTCCGGCTCCGGCTGCCCGGCGAGGAGGAGCCCCTGGTACTGGCCGGAGTGGTCTTCTACCGCTGGGACGGCCTGACCTTCCTCGCGCTGGCGACTGCCCTGGCACTGGACGGCAGCCGTCTGCTGAGCCGCCGGCCACTCGCCGCGGTCGGCCGGCTGCTGGCCGCGGCGGTGCTGGGGACGATTCCGCTGAGCGTGGGCGAGATCCCGCTGGCGCAGTTCCTGGCCGTCGACGTCGCGTTGTACTTCGTCGCTGCCGCCCGGTCGCGCCGGACCAGCCGTATCGCCGTCACCATGGCGCTCGCAGTGCTGGCCGGTTTTCTGGCCACGCGGTGGCTGAGCGGCTGGAACACGGGCACCTCCGCCGAGCTGGCGGTGGCCCTGACGGCTGTCGTCGCCTGGCTCATGGGCACGTCCGCGCACGAGTCCCGGGCCCACGCGGAGCAGCTGCGCGAGCGCAGCACGGCCCAAGCCGTCACCGACGAACGGCTGCGCATCGCACGGGAGTTGCACGACATGGTCGCGCACAGCATCGGCATCATCGCCCTCCAGGCGGGCGCGGCCCGGCGCGTCATCGACAGCCGGCCCGAGCGGGCCGAGGAGGCGCTGGGCGAGGTGGAGACCACCAGCCGCGAGACGCTGGCGGGGCTGCGGCGGATGCTCGGCGCGCTCCGGGAAGCGGAACTCGTCGACGGCGGCCGTCGGGACGGGCCGGCCGGGACGCCGGGACTCGCGGACCTGGAGGGGCTGGCGGCCGCCACGACAGCGGCGGGCGTCCGGGTCGAGGTGCGCAGGGTGGGCGGTCAGCGGCCCCTGCCGCCGGAGGTCGACCTCTCGGCGTACCGCATCGTCCAGGAGTCGGTGACGAACGTGGTGCGCCATGCGGGCACCCGTTCCTGCCGGGTGACCGTCGAGCAGCGGGAGGACGAGCTGTCGATCGAGGTCGTCGACGACGGCCGGGGCCACGGCGCGACGGCGGACACCGGGTACGGACTCGTCGGGATGCGGGAACGGGTGGGCCTGCTGCACGGCGACTTCTCCGCCGGCCCGTGCCCCGGCGGCGGGTTCAAGGTCACCGCCCGGCTGCCCGTGCCGGCAGGTGTCCGATGA
- a CDS encoding SUKH-4 family immunity protein, with amino-acid sequence MSATTSVSVPTHALHPSVTHEATRLRLTGPGLPADHVLMRFTPLARAGAVPVPDLLAEGADRAELDPYIAGLVLIGHLRCEDDDAQEIVLDGATGRVFTMYLFENSPGSIDVLPLAPSVDALARFLAHVDDFRALRGRFAVLAGRTGPDVVAEAERLLTAGFAEEDWGDGDWGSAGPRSGWDHDIPAVWRIASTIRPSALIARPGRGLLLDLPDGLLDAEFGAEEMVRVDAAELPDALTHEPTRRFLTEVGLPKVELMFGLWGDEDLLQTLDGTDRLISLGSLVHDFEVVIDGRTGLLSYHEYGADTTTPVNADISTLAFTVWMFNREQRLDQEHDFTQDFYHQLADTMIEVLASVDPVACLPAQDADDYRYWPEVFHDEAGGVL; translated from the coding sequence ATGTCCGCGACCACCAGCGTCAGCGTGCCCACGCACGCGCTCCATCCGTCCGTCACGCACGAGGCGACCCGGCTCCGGCTGACCGGCCCCGGGCTGCCGGCGGACCACGTGCTGATGCGCTTCACCCCGCTGGCCCGGGCGGGCGCGGTGCCCGTGCCGGATCTGCTGGCCGAAGGGGCGGACCGGGCCGAGCTCGATCCGTACATCGCGGGCCTTGTGCTGATCGGCCACCTCCGGTGCGAGGACGACGACGCCCAGGAGATCGTCCTCGACGGCGCCACGGGGCGGGTCTTCACGATGTATCTCTTCGAGAACTCGCCCGGTTCGATCGACGTGCTCCCGCTCGCGCCGTCGGTCGACGCGCTGGCCCGGTTCCTCGCGCACGTGGACGACTTCCGGGCGTTGCGAGGCAGGTTCGCCGTTCTCGCCGGCCGGACCGGGCCCGACGTGGTGGCGGAGGCCGAGCGGTTGCTGACGGCCGGTTTCGCCGAGGAGGACTGGGGCGACGGCGACTGGGGCAGCGCTGGCCCGCGGTCGGGGTGGGACCACGACATCCCGGCGGTGTGGCGCATCGCCTCGACGATACGGCCATCCGCCCTGATCGCCCGGCCGGGGCGGGGCCTGCTGCTGGACCTGCCGGACGGGCTGCTGGACGCGGAGTTCGGGGCGGAGGAAATGGTCCGCGTCGACGCCGCCGAGTTGCCCGATGCCCTGACCCACGAGCCGACTCGGCGGTTTCTCACCGAGGTGGGTCTCCCGAAGGTGGAGCTCATGTTCGGCCTGTGGGGCGACGAGGACCTGCTGCAGACGCTGGACGGGACGGACCGGCTGATCAGCCTCGGCAGCCTGGTCCACGACTTCGAGGTCGTGATCGACGGGCGCACCGGCCTGCTCTCGTACCACGAGTACGGCGCCGACACGACGACTCCGGTGAACGCCGACATATCGACGCTGGCGTTCACGGTGTGGATGTTCAACCGCGAGCAACGGCTCGACCAGGAGCACGACTTCACCCAGGACTTCTACCACCAGCTCGCCGACACCATGATCGAGGTCCTCGCATCGGTCGACCCCGTGGCCTGCCTGCCGGCGCAGGACGCCGACGACTACCGCTACTGGCCGGAGGTGTTCCACGACGAAGCGGGCGGCGTCCTCTGA
- the murC gene encoding UDP-N-acetylmuramate--L-alanine ligase: MAPAVPGAMERPHFIGIGGAGMSGIAKILARRGAKVAGSDAKESATAEALRALGVTVHIGHAAEHLADDATSVVVSSAIRSDNPELVRAAELSVPVVHRSDALASLMTGLRSIAVAGTHGKTTTTSMLAVALTELGLDPSYAIGGDLAGPGTNARHGDGDIFVAEADESDRSFQKYDPEVAIVLNVELDHHANYASMDEIYESFETFAGKIVSGGTLVISADQAGAVELTAKVRDRSSVKIVTYGESETADVRVHKITPRGLTSEVTVLLDGRLLTFTVSVPGRHYALNAVAALAAGVALGIPAHNLASAIGAYTGVKRRLQLKGEAAGVQVVDSYAHHPTEMTADLEAMRGAAAGSRLLVVFQPHLFSRTQELGTEMGQALALADASVVLDIYPAREDPIPGITSELITDAARAAGAEVTAVGDKAAVPEVIAGMAKPGDLVLTMGAGDVTDLGPDILARLSS; the protein is encoded by the coding sequence ATGGCACCCGCCGTCCCTGGCGCGATGGAACGCCCGCACTTCATCGGCATCGGCGGAGCCGGCATGTCGGGCATCGCCAAGATCCTCGCCCGGCGCGGCGCGAAGGTCGCCGGCAGCGACGCCAAGGAGTCGGCGACCGCCGAGGCCCTGCGCGCCCTCGGTGTCACCGTGCACATCGGGCACGCGGCGGAGCACCTCGCCGACGACGCCACCAGCGTCGTCGTCTCCAGCGCCATCCGCTCCGACAACCCGGAGCTGGTGCGCGCTGCCGAGCTGTCCGTGCCGGTCGTGCACCGCTCCGACGCGCTCGCCTCCCTGATGACCGGCCTGCGCTCGATCGCCGTCGCGGGCACCCACGGCAAGACGACCACCACCTCGATGCTCGCCGTCGCCCTCACCGAGCTGGGTCTCGACCCCTCGTACGCGATCGGCGGCGACCTCGCCGGGCCCGGGACCAACGCGCGGCACGGCGACGGCGACATCTTCGTGGCGGAGGCGGACGAGAGCGACCGCAGCTTCCAGAAGTACGACCCCGAGGTCGCGATCGTCCTCAACGTGGAGCTGGACCACCACGCCAACTACGCCTCGATGGACGAGATCTACGAATCCTTCGAGACCTTCGCCGGCAAGATCGTCTCCGGCGGCACGCTGGTGATCTCCGCCGACCAGGCCGGCGCGGTCGAACTCACGGCCAAGGTCCGTGACCGCTCATCGGTGAAGATCGTCACCTACGGCGAGTCGGAGACCGCGGACGTCCGCGTCCACAAGATCACCCCGCGCGGGCTGACCAGCGAGGTCACCGTCCTGCTCGACGGCCGCCTGCTCACCTTCACGGTCTCCGTCCCCGGCCGCCACTACGCGCTCAACGCCGTGGCCGCGCTCGCCGCCGGTGTCGCCCTCGGCATCCCGGCGCACAACCTGGCCTCCGCGATCGGCGCGTACACCGGCGTCAAGCGCCGCCTGCAGCTGAAGGGCGAGGCGGCGGGCGTCCAGGTCGTCGACTCGTACGCGCACCACCCGACGGAGATGACCGCGGACCTCGAGGCCATGCGCGGCGCGGCCGCCGGATCCCGGCTGCTGGTCGTCTTCCAGCCCCACCTGTTCTCGCGCACGCAGGAACTGGGCACCGAGATGGGACAGGCGCTGGCCCTCGCGGACGCCTCCGTCGTCCTCGACATCTATCCGGCCCGTGAGGACCCGATCCCCGGCATCACCAGCGAGCTGATCACCGACGCGGCGCGCGCCGCCGGCGCGGAGGTCACGGCCGTCGGTGACAAGGCCGCCGTCCCCGAGGTGATCGCGGGAATGGCGAAGCCCGGTGATCTCGTTCTCACCATGGGCGCGGGCGACGTCACGGACCTGGGTCCGGACATCCTGGCCCGCCTGTCGAGCTGA
- a CDS encoding MoxR family ATPase, with protein MQAAVTVTPAQIPELLLGLATVRPVFLWGAPGIGKSSLVRRFADSLGLECVSLLGTQLAPEDLIGVPQIRDGRSVFCPPEAIARDEPYCLFLDELNAASPDVQKAFYSLILDRRIGAYELPAGSIVIGAGNRATDNALARPIASALVNRLTHVHLQASAADWLVWAGEHGIHPWVTDYLTDRPDHLWSAPPKTEEPFSTPRSWHMLSDALHSFGPGIDENTLKVVVHGTLTPAHAVSFCGYAKIVRHTFGIEAILKGDASWPSRLEDRDLLYYLAEAFRGRLVKELPRQKEHVSPSLRQTVYRSKSLLVQLAEISVEVAQTVIADDADGQPVLPSWFLVEAARDMPRLVEARR; from the coding sequence GTGCAGGCAGCCGTTACCGTCACCCCCGCCCAGATACCCGAACTGCTGCTCGGGCTCGCCACCGTGCGGCCCGTGTTCCTGTGGGGAGCGCCGGGGATCGGCAAGTCGTCGCTGGTGCGGAGGTTCGCCGACTCGCTGGGACTGGAGTGCGTGAGCCTGCTGGGGACGCAGCTCGCCCCGGAGGACCTGATCGGGGTGCCGCAGATCCGCGACGGGCGGTCCGTGTTCTGCCCGCCGGAGGCCATCGCCCGGGACGAGCCGTACTGCCTGTTCCTCGACGAGCTCAACGCCGCGAGTCCCGACGTCCAGAAGGCCTTCTACTCGCTGATCCTGGACCGCCGGATCGGGGCGTACGAGCTGCCCGCCGGGTCCATCGTCATCGGGGCCGGCAACCGGGCCACGGACAACGCGCTGGCGAGGCCGATCGCGTCCGCGCTGGTCAACCGGCTCACGCACGTCCATCTTCAGGCGTCGGCGGCGGACTGGCTGGTCTGGGCGGGCGAGCACGGCATCCACCCGTGGGTGACCGACTATCTCACCGACCGGCCCGACCACCTCTGGTCGGCACCGCCGAAGACGGAGGAGCCGTTCTCCACGCCCCGCTCCTGGCACATGCTGTCCGACGCGCTGCACTCCTTCGGACCGGGCATCGACGAGAACACCCTCAAGGTCGTCGTGCACGGCACCCTCACGCCCGCGCACGCCGTCTCCTTCTGCGGCTACGCGAAGATCGTGCGCCACACCTTCGGCATCGAGGCGATCCTCAAGGGCGACGCCTCGTGGCCCTCGCGGCTCGAGGACCGGGACCTGCTCTACTACCTGGCGGAGGCGTTCCGCGGGCGGCTGGTGAAGGAGCTCCCCCGGCAGAAGGAACATGTGTCGCCCTCGCTGCGGCAGACCGTCTACCGCTCCAAGTCGCTGCTCGTGCAGCTGGCGGAGATCTCCGTCGAGGTCGCCCAGACCGTCATCGCCGACGACGCCGACGGGCAGCCGGTGCTGCCCTCCTGGTTCCTCGTCGAGGCCGCACGCGACATGCCGCGGCTGGTCGAGGCCCGGCGATGA
- a CDS encoding response regulator transcription factor gives MNIRVVLADDQPLVRAALRMVITEAEGMEVVGEAREGAEAVALAAELRPDVVVMDIRMPGTDGIEATRRIVERLEGTHVIVLTTFDDDDCVYGALRAGAAGFLVKDMALDDILAALRVVAGGDGLIAPAVTRRLIREFAGRPASTGQKRELTGITDREREVLTLVGSGLSNTEIAETLFISVATAKTYVTRLLSKLDARDRVRLVIIAYETGLVSASG, from the coding sequence ATGAACATCAGGGTCGTACTCGCCGACGACCAGCCCCTGGTCCGGGCGGCGCTGCGGATGGTGATCACAGAGGCCGAGGGGATGGAGGTGGTCGGCGAGGCCCGTGAAGGCGCGGAGGCCGTCGCGCTGGCCGCGGAGCTGCGCCCCGACGTGGTCGTCATGGACATCCGGATGCCCGGCACGGACGGCATCGAGGCGACGCGTCGGATCGTCGAACGGCTCGAGGGGACGCATGTGATCGTCCTGACGACGTTCGACGACGACGATTGCGTGTACGGCGCGCTGCGCGCCGGGGCGGCCGGTTTCCTGGTCAAGGACATGGCTCTGGACGACATCCTCGCGGCGCTGCGGGTGGTGGCCGGGGGCGACGGTCTCATCGCTCCCGCCGTGACCCGCCGGCTGATCCGCGAGTTCGCCGGGCGCCCCGCAAGCACCGGACAGAAGCGGGAGCTCACCGGCATCACCGACCGCGAACGGGAGGTGCTGACGCTGGTGGGGAGCGGGCTGTCGAACACGGAGATAGCCGAGACCCTGTTCATCAGCGTCGCCACCGCCAAGACGTACGTGACCCGGCTGCTTTCCAAGCTCGACGCCAGGGACCGGGTGCGGCTGGTCATCATCGCGTACGAGACGGGTCTGGTGTCGGCGTCCGGATGA